The sequence GCTGGCTTGAAGGCCGTGACGGACGGTGAATTTCGGCGCAGCTGGTGGCACCTCGACTTTTTCTGGGGCCTGGGTGGCGTTAAGAAAGCCATTTTGAAGGAAGGTTACCACTTCGCCGACGAAGAGACCCGTCCAGAAACCGCCCAGCTTACCGGCAAGGTCACTGGTGAAAATCACCCCTTCGTTGAATACTTCAAGTTCGTCCGTGACCATGTCAGTCCAGGAACCCAGGTCAAGCAGACGATTCCCGCACCAGCGCAATTTTTGGAGGAGTTCCTGCGACCAGAAAATCAAGCCAATGCGAAGGAATTTTACCCGAACCTGGATGAGCTCGACCATGACGTAGCAGCTGCCTATCACCAGGTAATTGAGGACCTATACGCGGCTGGTTGTCGAACTCTCCAGTTAGACGACTGTACCTGGGGTATCTCGGTCAACAACTTCGCGAACCTAAAGAAGAAGGATCCAAACGCTGATACGTCACAGCTCAAGGCCCTGCAGGAACGCTTCTTAAAGGTTAACAACGAGGCCATTGCCGACCTGCCAACGGACCTAACTATCAACACCCATGTTTGCCGGGGCAACTACCACTCCACCTGGGCCGCGGCTGGTGGCTACGGACCAGTGGCCGACACCCTGCTGGCCCACGAAAACGTCAAGGCCTTCTACCTGGAATACGACAGCGACCGCGCCGGTGGCTTTGAACCGCTCGCCGCTGTACCAGACGACAAATACGTGGTCCTCGGGCTGGTCACCTCCAAGAGCGGTGAGCTGGAAGACAAGCAGGCAATCATTGACCGGATCAATGAGGCAGCGAAGTACCACCCGCTCGATCACCTCTGTCTCAGTCCCCAATGTGGGTTCGCGTCAACGGAAGAAGGTAATATTCTGACGGAAGAGCAGCAATGGAACAAGATCAAGCTGATTAAGGAAATCGCCGAAGAAGTTTGGGGCTAATTTAGAAAGGAAGTTTTTCATTATGGCTAAGGTTGAAAGTTTTACATTGGATCACACAAAGGT comes from Limosilactobacillus sp. and encodes:
- a CDS encoding 5-methyltetrahydropteroyltriglutamate--homocysteine S-methyltransferase, whose amino-acid sequence is MTEFTTRTTSPFRFDIVGSFLRPQELKDARAKYAKGEISKPELTEVENHCIEDLIKKEEAAGLKAVTDGEFRRSWWHLDFFWGLGGVKKAILKEGYHFADEETRPETAQLTGKVTGENHPFVEYFKFVRDHVSPGTQVKQTIPAPAQFLEEFLRPENQANAKEFYPNLDELDHDVAAAYHQVIEDLYAAGCRTLQLDDCTWGISVNNFANLKKKDPNADTSQLKALQERFLKVNNEAIADLPTDLTINTHVCRGNYHSTWAAAGGYGPVADTLLAHENVKAFYLEYDSDRAGGFEPLAAVPDDKYVVLGLVTSKSGELEDKQAIIDRINEAAKYHPLDHLCLSPQCGFASTEEGNILTEEQQWNKIKLIKEIAEEVWG